One genomic region from Quercus robur chromosome 4, dhQueRobu3.1, whole genome shotgun sequence encodes:
- the LOC126723027 gene encoding F-box protein CPR1-like isoform X4, producing MSETRELPILRRRKNDLPDDIVLNILTRLPAKSVIRFRCVCKTWDSSITTPNFISTHLNNFAHDHDNDNGDGYIIHMPLETNSSNRAVCTVAFDRTFDRISEIEVPFDLPSGSIQIVGSCNGLLCIACTSGLDISDYVIYLWNPSIRKFKRLPDSCLGKLGFVTLGFAYHSENNDYKVLRISSYSIEGSPIPDKVEVYTLSLDSWRRVGMSLRANLMELNYCSLLPLPLVSGALHWISCVVEGEEERKSVVIVSFDVNSEEFRMLRIPDGAMSTVGYQTRLASFKGKLAFLTGVDQYSIWVMREYGVLESWNKLFVVPLERFPHCIAFTMCGSLLTHYRETNNREEKFVLVDTETLHEKDFDIQQPLSVATFMESLTLLDGANMVSY from the coding sequence GTGCGTTTGCAAAACCTGGGACTCCTCAATCACCACCCCCAATTTCATCTCAACTCACCTCAATAACTTTGCTCATGATCATGATAATGATAATGGTGATGGTTATATCATACACATGCCATTGGAGACAAATTCTTCTAACAGAGCAGTCTGTACGGTCGCTTTCGACCGCACCTTTGATAGGATTTCTGAGATCGAAGTTCCCTTTGATTTGCCTTCTGGGTCTATCCAAATAGTCGGTTCCTGCAATGGGTTATTGTGTATTGCTTGTACTTCGGGTCTCGACATTTCCGATTATGTTATATATTTGTGGAACCCCAGCATTAGAAAATTCAAGAGGTTGCCTGATTCTTGCTTAGGAAAGTTGGGTTTTGTTACACTCGGATTTGCGTATCATTCGGAGAACAATGACTATAAGGTTTTGAGGATTTCGAGTTATTCTATAGAGGGATCGCCTATTCCTGATAAGGTTGAGGTGTACACATTAAGTTTGGATTCATGGAGAAGGGTTGGGATGTCATTGAGAGCCAATCTTATGGAACTTAATTATTGTTCGCTGTTGCCATTGCCATTGGTTAGTGGAGCTTTGCACTGGATCTCATGTGTCgtagaaggagaagaagagcGCAAGAGTGTAGTGATTGTGTCATTTGATGTCAATAGTGAGGAATTTAGAATGTTAAGAATACCTGATGGTGCTATGTCAACAGTGGGATATCAGACACGTCTTGCATCATTCAAGGGGAAACTGGCTTTCCTTACTGGTGTCGACCAATACTCCATCTGGGTGATGAGGGAGTATGGCGTGCTTGAGTCTTGGAATAAACTTTTTGTTGTACCACTTGAGAGATTCCCTCATTGCATTGCCTTCACTATGTGTGGTTCACTTTTGACTCACTACCGCGAGACCAACAATCGAGAAGAGAAGTTTGTTTTAGTTGACACCGAAACTCTACATGAGAAGGATTTTGATATCCAGCAACCTTTAAGTGTAGCTACCTTCATGGAGAGCCTTACTTTACTTGATGGAGCGAACATGGTGTCTTACTAA
- the LOC126723027 gene encoding F-box protein CPR1-like isoform X3, which produces MSQTIEPPILRRRRRKNDLPDDIVLNILTRLPAKSLIRFRCVCKTWDSSITTPNFISTHLNNFAHDHDNDNGDGYIIHMPLETNSSNRAVCTVAFDRTFDRISEIEVPFDLPSGSIQIVGSCNGLLCIACTSGLDISDYVIYLWNPSIRKFKRLPDSCLGKLGFVTLGFAYHSENNDYKVLRISSYSIEGSPIPDKVEVYTLSLDSWRRVGMSLRANLMELNYCSLLPLPLVSGALHWISCVVEGEEERKSVVIVSFDVNSEEFRMLRIPDGAMSTVGYQTRLASFKGKLAFLTGVDQYSIWVMREYGVLESWNKLFVVPLERFPHCIAFTMCGSLLTHYRETNNREEKFVLVDTETLHEKDFDIQQPLSVATFMESLTLLDGANMVSY; this is translated from the exons ATGTCACAAACGATAGAACCACCGATCCTCCGACGACGACGAAGGAAGAATGATCTCCCAGACGACATCGTACTCAACATCCTGACAAGGCTGCCTGCCAAATCACTCATAAGATTCAG GTGCGTTTGCAAAACCTGGGACTCCTCAATCACCACCCCCAATTTCATCTCAACTCACCTCAATAACTTTGCTCATGATCATGATAATGATAATGGTGATGGTTATATCATACACATGCCATTGGAGACAAATTCTTCTAACAGAGCAGTCTGTACGGTCGCTTTCGACCGCACCTTTGATAGGATTTCTGAGATCGAAGTTCCCTTTGATTTGCCTTCTGGGTCTATCCAAATAGTCGGTTCCTGCAATGGGTTATTGTGTATTGCTTGTACTTCGGGTCTCGACATTTCCGATTATGTTATATATTTGTGGAACCCCAGCATTAGAAAATTCAAGAGGTTGCCTGATTCTTGCTTAGGAAAGTTGGGTTTTGTTACACTCGGATTTGCGTATCATTCGGAGAACAATGACTATAAGGTTTTGAGGATTTCGAGTTATTCTATAGAGGGATCGCCTATTCCTGATAAGGTTGAGGTGTACACATTAAGTTTGGATTCATGGAGAAGGGTTGGGATGTCATTGAGAGCCAATCTTATGGAACTTAATTATTGTTCGCTGTTGCCATTGCCATTGGTTAGTGGAGCTTTGCACTGGATCTCATGTGTCgtagaaggagaagaagagcGCAAGAGTGTAGTGATTGTGTCATTTGATGTCAATAGTGAGGAATTTAGAATGTTAAGAATACCTGATGGTGCTATGTCAACAGTGGGATATCAGACACGTCTTGCATCATTCAAGGGGAAACTGGCTTTCCTTACTGGTGTCGACCAATACTCCATCTGGGTGATGAGGGAGTATGGCGTGCTTGAGTCTTGGAATAAACTTTTTGTTGTACCACTTGAGAGATTCCCTCATTGCATTGCCTTCACTATGTGTGGTTCACTTTTGACTCACTACCGCGAGACCAACAATCGAGAAGAGAAGTTTGTTTTAGTTGACACCGAAACTCTACATGAGAAGGATTTTGATATCCAGCAACCTTTAAGTGTAGCTACCTTCATGGAGAGCCTTACTTTACTTGATGGAGCGAACATGGTGTCTTACTAA